ATCAGAAGTACCTCTCCATGAAATTTCCGATAGGTTATGACAGGGGGATATTCAACCACGGTAACCTCTGTGATGTTCTCTCTTATTTCCTCTCCCGCCTTAACTCGTCTTATGACTATGTTTGTGTCAATAACTACCATTTATCCTCGCCTTCTCCTTTTTTCTCATCTCTGAGAGCATTTCTTCATCGTTTTCAAGAAGAACGTCATCCGTGGTACTGTACGTCTCGATAAAGCGGAGATAGGTTTCCCTATCCACCCTCCCAGAGGCGAAAGCCCTCTCTATCTCCTCCTCAACTAGTCGTTCTACCCTCCTCACGAAATCCTCACTTACCCAGTCGGGTACCCTAATGGTGATCACCTTTCCCATGCTTTCACCCCAAAGAACTTTGTCCCTTCTCAACTTAAATCTTACAGCATCAGATCCTCCTTCGTTAGGTAGCCCTCGAGGTAGAGCCCACCGAGGAATGCCTGACCGACGTTTACCCCGTTGTCCCCTCTCGGCACCTCGGTCGTCACGTGGAAGTTCAGCCCGTTCGCCTCCACGACCTTTCTTATCATCTTGGTTATGAGCTCGTTGTACGCAACTCCTCCGCTCAGGGCAACGTTCTTCACTCCGAACTCTCTGGCCCTTTCGACGGCAGTGTGGGCAAAGGCCCTCGCGAGGGCGAGGTGGGCGGAGTAGGCTATGTCCGCGGGTGATGCCCCCTCAATTGCCTCAAGGATACTCTGGAACAGCTCTTCAACCCTTATCAATTCTCCTTCAACTGGAACCTCGAACTTCAGGTCGTTCTTGCCCTTGAAGGCGAAGCTCTCAAGCTTCATTGCCGGTTCTCCCTCGTAGTGCCTCCTGTAGGCGACGTTGAGGAGGACGGCAATGGCATCGAGGACTCTTCCCGTTGAAGAAGCGTAGGCCGTGTTTATCCCCTTGGCGAGCTGGTTGAGGACGACGTTGAACTCGACCTTTCCGTACTTGAGGCTCTCGACGGCCTTCGGGCAGCAGCGGTTTATAACACCTTCAAGCTCGTCAATCGAATAGACCTTGCTCAGTATCCCCATCAGAGCCCTCAATGGATAGTAGCTCGCCAAATCCCCGCCCGGGAGAGGGTAGTAGTCGATGTGGGCCAACCTTTCAACGTCCTCATAGCCCAGATAAAGGACTTCCCCGCCCCAAGTGTTTCCGTCTGTCCCGTAGCCAACGCCGTCGAGCGCTATCCCAATGACAGAATCGAGGTTTTTCTCGGCCATGACGCTCGCTATGTGGGCGTAGTGGTGCTGAACCTGAAGGAGTTCCACGTCCAGCTCGTTGGCCATCTCCATTGCAAGCTTCGTCGTGTTGTAAGCCGGATGGAGGTCGGCTATGATGAGATCAAGGTTTTTCACCCTGAGAATCTTCCTGAAGTGTGCTATTGCCTCCCTCATGAACTCGAGGACTTCAACCTTCCCGGTGTTGCCTATATACTGGCTCGGGTAGACCTTTCCGTTCTTTGCCACGCCGAAGGCGTTCATGAGTTCAGCGCCAACTGCCAGGCCGTTGTATTCGAAAGGTATCTCTATTGGAAGTGGCACGAAGCCGCGGGAGCGCCTTATCACGGCCCTCTTCCCATCAACGAACCTTATCACGCTGTCGTCTGCCCTGTTCAGTATCTTCCTGTTGTGGAGGAGGAAGTAGTCGGCTACATCCTTAAGTTCCTCAAAAGCCCTCTCGTTGTCCTTGACCATCGGCATTCCTGGGTAATTGGCCGAAGTCATTACATAAACCGGAGTTTTGCTCCAGTGGAAGAGGATGTAGTGGGTTCCAGCGTAGGGAAGCATGACTCCAATGGTGTGAAGCCCCGGCGCGAGGTTCTCGGGGAGCGGGAAGGGCTCCTTCTTGCGGAGCGTTATTATCGGCCGTCTGTAGGATGTCAGCTCCTCCTCTTCCTCTGGGCTCACATAGGCGAAGCTCTTGACGGTTTCGATGTCTTTGGCCATTATCGCGAAGGGCTTCTGTGGCCTGAAGGTTCTCCTCCTCAGTTCAGCAACTACTTCCTCGTTGGCTGCGTCGCACGCTAAATGGATTCCTCCTATTCCCTTGATGGCCACTATGTAGCCCTTGTCTATGAGCTCGGCCGCCTTCCTGAGCGGATCGCCGTATATCTCCTGCCCGTCGCTGGTGTAGAGCCTGTATGAAGGCCCACAGACGGGACAGGCCGTCGGCTCGGCGTGGTAGCGCCTGTTGAGAGGATCCTCGTACTCGCTCCGGCAGAAGTCGCACATCGGGAACTCCTTCATCGTCGTGTTCTCGCGGTCGTAGGGGAGGTCCTCAATTATCGTGAACCTAGGGCCGCAGTTTGTACAGACGATGAAGGGATACATGTAGCGCTTGTTGGTGGGGTCAAAAAGCTCCCTCAGACAGTCGTCACAGATGGCTATGTCAGGTGGGATTATGGAATCCCCGCCCTTTCCCCCTTTGGAACTTTTCTCAATGTAAAAGCGGTCGAAACCCTGCGGCGGGATTTCCTTCTTTTCAATCCGGTCAATTCTCGCCAGAGGAGGCTTCTTTTTGTAGAGGTCTTCGATGAAGGCTTCGATGTCCTCTTCCCTGCCCTCAACGACTATCTCAACGCCCGCATCGCCGAGGTTTTTGACGTAGCCCCGCAGGTTGTGCTCGTGGGCTATTCTGTAGACGAACGGCCTGAATCCGACCGCCTGAACGATGCCTTGAACGTGAATGTGATAGGCCTTCATTCCTCTCACCGGTTTTGTTTTGACCTTCTGAGCCTTTATACCTTTCCAAAACCAAAAGTTGAAAACCATAATGGAGTTCTGAACCTTTGGTGCCCACTGTCATCCTTCTGGACCAACTACGAAACGAGAGCCTCCATTATGGGAAACAGAATTCGGAAAAGAGTTCCTTCAAGAGATAGGCTAGAAATGGAAAAAGCGGAATAGCGCCATCAGGCAAATGTAACGCTCCTGTCCTTGAGGGAGCGATTGAGCAGGTCGGCGTGCTCGAGGGTGACCTGGTACTCCGCTATCTTCTCGAGCTTGATCTCCTCGCCGTCGAGGAGTATCTTGTTGACGTAGACCTTGCCCTCATCGAAGCCGACGGTGTAGACGAAGAGATCCTTCTTACCGAGGTACTCCCTGATCTTCTCGTCCTTAAGGGCCTCGGCGAGTCCTCCTGCCGCGAATATCCTGACGTGGACGACGAATGCTCCAGGAACGTCCTGCTCGGCGAACTGTCTGAGGGTCTCTACGAATATCTTCTTGGTCTCCTCGATCGGGGTCTCACCACCGAACTGGAGGACTGTAACCTGCGGGGCGAACTCCTTGACGCGCTTCGCGATGTCCGCCTCCTTGCCTGCCTCTGCAAGGAAGTGGTAGGTCACTCCTCCGCTGAGGGTTATGTATGTAGCCTCGGTTGCGGTGGCTATGCTGGAGCAGATTATGTTCCTGCTGGCAACGACGGCAACCTTGTTGAGCCCGAGGTCTGCGAGGGCCTTTCCAACCAGCCTTCCAGTGAGGGCCCTAAGGTAGATTTCCTCCTCAAAGGTCGTCTTCGCCATTGGCACCACCTCCAATACCCAGCTATGGGTGTTTGTTCTCGTTATTGTCCAATGCAGTTAAGGAATATAACCTTTTTGGTTCTCCTAATGAACTTTTGTTATCCTAATCACACTTCTTTTTGAACAGATGACAAAATCGAGTCAAAAAATAGCCAAATATTTGACATTTAGACACCACAAATGTGTGGAATCATCACAGTGTCAATCACTCGGGGTGGTACTGCTCTCCTGCTAGAGCTCCGATGGTAGTTCGATAGATAAACTTATAACGTTCGAAAACAACAGAGAAGTGAGGTGATGGAAATGCTGAGCGAGAGAATGCTGAAGGCCCTGAACGAACAGCTTAACAAGGAGCTGTTTTCTGCATACTTCTACTTGGGCATAGCGGCCTACTTCAAGGACATGGGCTTTGACGGCTTCGCCACCTGGATGGAGGCCCAGGCCGAGGAGGAGCTTGGACACGCCATGAGGTTCTACGACTACATCTTCGACAGGGGCGGCAAGGTAGAGCTTGAGAAGATTGAGAAGCCCAAGCAGACCTTCGAGAGCCCGCTGAAGGCCTTCGAGGCTGTGTACCTCCACGAGGTTGGGGTTACTCAGTCGATATTCAAGCTCGTCGAACTTGCCCAGGAGGAGAAAGACCACGCTACCTACCAGTTCCTCCAGTGGTTCGTCGAGGAGCAGGTCGAGGAGGAGGCCAGCACGAAGGCGATAGTCGACAAGCTCAAGATAATCGGCGACAACCCCCAGGGCCTCTTCATGCTCGACAGGGAGCTTGGAGCCAGGGCGCCGAAGCTCAGGGCACTGCTCACTCAGAAGGGTGAGTGATTCTTGTTTTCTCTTCCTAGTTTTTTGAGGAAGAACTTCCAGAGAAGGAAGATGATGAGGTAGTTCTCTTATGAAACCGTTAGAATGAGGCCCAAAATGTACAACAAAAAATAAGGAAGTCAGAACAGCACGCCGTACTTGTAGAATATCTGGCATGTTCCTTCGTAGGACACCATGCACGGCCCGACCGGGTGTCTCGGCGTGCAGGTCTTTCCGAAGAGGGGGCAGTCAGTAGGTAAAGCCAGTCCCCTCAGCACGGCGCCGCAGCGGCAGCCCTTTTCGAGGTCGGGCAGGTTCTTGGGAACCTCTACTTTGTAGAAGCTCCTTATCTCGAAATCCTTCCACTCCTTCCTCAGCTCGAGGCCGCTCTTCGGGAAAACGCCGAGGGCACGCCACTTGGCATCGACGACCTCGAAGAACTTGTCTATCATCTTCTGGGCGACCACGTTGCCTTCGTACTTGACAGCCCGCTCGTACTCGTTGATTATCCTCGCCTCGCCTTCCTTGTACATCCTGATGAGCATAAGAATCGCCATGAGGACGTCGTTCGGCTCGAAGCCCGCGACGACCTGAGGGATACCATACTTTTCTGTCAGGTACTCCCAGCCCTTCACTCCGATTATCGTGGAGACGTGACCAGGGGCTATGAGGCCCTGAAAGACCGTGCCCTGCTTGAGGAGCACCTCAACGGCTGGCGGGGTTAGCCTGTGGACGGAGTATATCTTGAAGTTCTCAAGCTCCTCTTGGGCGGCGACGTTGAGCATTCCGGCCGCTGGAGCGGTTGTCGTCTCAAAGCCCGGCGAGAAGTGGACGACGGTTTTGTCCGGGTTCTCCTTGGCGATTCTGTAGGTGTCAAAGATACCATAGACGATTCTGACATCAAAGCCCTCACTCTTTAAGTCGGCGAAGCTCCCCATCGGCGTCGGGATCTTGTACATGTCGCCGAAGGTCGTCAGGATTATCTCTTCTCCCTCTTCCCGGGCTTTCCTCATGATGAGCTGCATCGCCACGATGTCCTCAACCGGTGTTATGCAGACCGGACAGCCCGGCCCGCTGACGACCTTAACGTTCTCCGGAAGAAGCGAGCGGATTCCGTGCCTCGTTACCGTGTCCTCATGGGTTCCGCAGACGTGCATTATCCTGATTTCACCGTCGAGGGTCTTCGCTTCCTCTCTGATCTTTTCAACGAGTTTCATGGCCACCTCACGCGAGCGGTAGGCCTCAAAGGGCTCCTCCATCAGAACCCCTCCA
This sequence is a window from Thermococcus kodakarensis KOD1. Protein-coding genes within it:
- the hypF gene encoding carbamoyltransferase HypF, whose protein sequence is MKAYHIHVQGIVQAVGFRPFVYRIAHEHNLRGYVKNLGDAGVEIVVEGREEDIEAFIEDLYKKKPPLARIDRIEKKEIPPQGFDRFYIEKSSKGGKGGDSIIPPDIAICDDCLRELFDPTNKRYMYPFIVCTNCGPRFTIIEDLPYDRENTTMKEFPMCDFCRSEYEDPLNRRYHAEPTACPVCGPSYRLYTSDGQEIYGDPLRKAAELIDKGYIVAIKGIGGIHLACDAANEEVVAELRRRTFRPQKPFAIMAKDIETVKSFAYVSPEEEEELTSYRRPIITLRKKEPFPLPENLAPGLHTIGVMLPYAGTHYILFHWSKTPVYVMTSANYPGMPMVKDNERAFEELKDVADYFLLHNRKILNRADDSVIRFVDGKRAVIRRSRGFVPLPIEIPFEYNGLAVGAELMNAFGVAKNGKVYPSQYIGNTGKVEVLEFMREAIAHFRKILRVKNLDLIIADLHPAYNTTKLAMEMANELDVELLQVQHHYAHIASVMAEKNLDSVIGIALDGVGYGTDGNTWGGEVLYLGYEDVERLAHIDYYPLPGGDLASYYPLRALMGILSKVYSIDELEGVINRCCPKAVESLKYGKVEFNVVLNQLAKGINTAYASSTGRVLDAIAVLLNVAYRRHYEGEPAMKLESFAFKGKNDLKFEVPVEGELIRVEELFQSILEAIEGASPADIAYSAHLALARAFAHTAVERAREFGVKNVALSGGVAYNELITKMIRKVVEANGLNFHVTTEVPRGDNGVNVGQAFLGGLYLEGYLTKEDLML
- a CDS encoding ferritin — protein: MLSERMLKALNEQLNKELFSAYFYLGIAAYFKDMGFDGFATWMEAQAEEELGHAMRFYDYIFDRGGKVELEKIEKPKQTFESPLKAFEAVYLHEVGVTQSIFKLVELAQEEKDHATYQFLQWFVEEQVEEEASTKAIVDKLKIIGDNPQGLFMLDRELGARAPKLRALLTQKGE
- the hypD gene encoding hydrogenase formation protein HypD, with translation MEEPFEAYRSREVAMKLVEKIREEAKTLDGEIRIMHVCGTHEDTVTRHGIRSLLPENVKVVSGPGCPVCITPVEDIVAMQLIMRKAREEGEEIILTTFGDMYKIPTPMGSFADLKSEGFDVRIVYGIFDTYRIAKENPDKTVVHFSPGFETTTAPAAGMLNVAAQEELENFKIYSVHRLTPPAVEVLLKQGTVFQGLIAPGHVSTIIGVKGWEYLTEKYGIPQVVAGFEPNDVLMAILMLIRMYKEGEARIINEYERAVKYEGNVVAQKMIDKFFEVVDAKWRALGVFPKSGLELRKEWKDFEIRSFYKVEVPKNLPDLEKGCRCGAVLRGLALPTDCPLFGKTCTPRHPVGPCMVSYEGTCQIFYKYGVLF